Proteins from a single region of Desulfovibrio sp. UCD-KL4C:
- a CDS encoding nitrogenase component I subunit alpha, with translation MTKTTKMVQWSPTDIKDELLKKYPPKVARKRAKQIMINEAVGADTSPEIVANVRTIPGIITMRGCTYAGCKGVIMGPTRDIVNIVHGPVGCSFYAWLTRRNQTDAGKDGENYIPYCFTTDMQDQDIIFGGEKKLEAAVIEAYELFHPKGICIFATCPVGLIGDDIHAVARKLSAQYEDCNIFAFSCEGYKGVSQSAGHHIANNQVFTHLVGENKTSPEGEYKINLLGEYNIGGDGFEIDRIFKKCGITNISTFSGNSSYDQFASAQHADLSCVMCHRSINYVADMLETKYGIPWIKVNFIGARSTAKSLRKIGEYFGDPKLIKRINDVIAEEMPEVEVVANDVLPRTNGKTAMIFVGGSRAHSYQDLFAEMGMKTISAGYEFAHRDDYEGRHVIPSLKVDSDSRNIEELTVEADEKYFKARKTPDEINALEAAGLKFKHYEGLNKDMDNGSIIVDDLNQYEAEKLVEILKPDVFCAGIKEKFSIQKLGVPMKQLHSYDSGGPYAGFKGAVNFYKEIDRLVGSKVWGYMKAPWQKNPELTATFVWE, from the coding sequence ATGACAAAAACGACAAAAATGGTGCAGTGGAGCCCCACTGATATTAAGGATGAGCTTCTCAAGAAGTATCCTCCTAAAGTAGCCCGCAAACGCGCCAAACAGATAATGATTAATGAAGCGGTTGGTGCTGACACCTCCCCTGAAATAGTAGCAAACGTTCGTACCATACCAGGCATCATCACAATGCGCGGCTGTACTTACGCAGGTTGTAAGGGCGTTATCATGGGACCAACCCGTGACATCGTAAATATAGTCCACGGCCCTGTAGGTTGTAGTTTCTACGCATGGCTTACCAGACGTAACCAGACTGATGCAGGAAAAGACGGCGAAAATTACATCCCATACTGTTTTACAACAGATATGCAGGATCAGGATATTATCTTCGGCGGTGAAAAAAAGCTCGAAGCGGCTGTAATTGAAGCCTATGAGCTGTTCCATCCTAAAGGGATCTGTATTTTCGCAACATGTCCGGTTGGTTTGATTGGTGATGACATTCACGCTGTAGCAAGAAAACTTTCTGCACAGTACGAAGACTGTAACATTTTTGCTTTCTCCTGCGAAGGATACAAAGGTGTTTCTCAGTCAGCAGGTCACCATATCGCAAACAACCAGGTCTTCACTCACCTTGTCGGTGAAAATAAGACCTCCCCAGAAGGCGAATATAAAATTAACCTTCTCGGTGAATATAACATCGGCGGTGATGGTTTTGAGATTGACCGAATTTTCAAAAAATGCGGCATCACAAACATCTCAACTTTCTCAGGGAACTCATCATATGACCAGTTCGCCTCTGCTCAACATGCCGACTTAAGCTGCGTCATGTGTCACAGATCAATTAACTACGTAGCGGATATGCTGGAAACAAAATACGGCATTCCATGGATCAAAGTTAACTTCATCGGAGCAAGAAGTACTGCTAAGTCTCTGCGTAAAATAGGTGAATACTTCGGAGATCCTAAACTCATCAAAAGAATTAATGATGTAATTGCAGAAGAGATGCCTGAAGTCGAAGTCGTAGCAAATGACGTACTACCCCGTACTAATGGCAAGACTGCAATGATCTTCGTCGGTGGTTCGCGTGCTCATTCCTATCAGGATCTATTCGCTGAAATGGGTATGAAAACAATCTCTGCCGGTTACGAATTTGCTCATCGTGATGACTATGAAGGCCGTCATGTCATTCCTAGCTTAAAAGTTGACTCCGATTCACGTAACATTGAAGAGCTCACAGTAGAAGCAGATGAGAAATACTTCAAAGCACGTAAAACTCCTGACGAAATTAATGCTCTTGAAGCCGCTGGGCTAAAATTCAAGCACTACGAAGGTCTAAATAAAGACATGGATAATGGTTCCATCATTGTTGATGACCTTAACCAGTACGAGGCCGAAAAACTTGTTGAAATACTTAAACCTGATGTTTTCTGCGCCGGTATTAAAGAGAAATTCTCAATTCAGAAACTGGGCGTGCCTATGAAGCAGTTGCATAGCT
- a CDS encoding P-II family nitrogen regulator — translation MQEIIAVVRMNMMNRTKVALDEAGVDAYFAHEAQGRGKGFVNTAVLEGAESGYEEAAAVLGEKGKLYPKRVLTVVVPDEQVEDIVEAIIKANQTGKPGDGKIFVTPLGDAVRVRTAEKGKKAIV, via the coding sequence ATGCAGGAAATCATCGCAGTTGTGCGGATGAACATGATGAACCGCACCAAGGTAGCACTCGATGAAGCAGGAGTAGATGCCTACTTCGCTCACGAGGCTCAAGGCCGAGGAAAAGGATTCGTTAACACTGCGGTCCTTGAAGGAGCAGAAAGCGGATACGAAGAAGCCGCAGCTGTTCTCGGTGAAAAAGGAAAGCTTTACCCTAAACGCGTATTAACCGTTGTTGTTCCTGATGAACAGGTTGAAGACATTGTTGAAGCCATCATCAAAGCTAACCAGACCGGAAAACCCGGTGACGGCAAAATCTTTGTAACTCCTCTCGGAGATGCAGTACGCGTCAGAACCGCTGAAAAAGGCAAAAAAGCTATCGTTTAG
- a CDS encoding P-II family nitrogen regulator, which produces MMIMVRAIVRPEKADEVLAALMDNGFPAVTKYSVAGRGKQRGIKIGEVTYDEIPKTMLMSVVKAEDKDFVISTIMDAARSGTKGAFGDGKIFVSEVGDVFTISSGVKEGAVEGEA; this is translated from the coding sequence ATGATGATCATGGTAAGAGCAATTGTTAGACCGGAAAAAGCAGACGAAGTTCTGGCAGCACTCATGGACAACGGATTTCCGGCTGTAACAAAATATTCAGTAGCAGGTCGCGGTAAACAACGCGGTATCAAAATTGGCGAAGTTACCTACGACGAAATTCCTAAAACCATGCTCATGAGCGTTGTTAAGGCTGAAGATAAAGATTTCGTCATCAGTACCATCATGGACGCAGCAAGATCAGGAACCAAGGGAGCATTCGGAGACGGTAAGATTTTTGTTTCAGAAGTTGGCGATGTCTTCACCATCAGCTCAGGCGTAAAGGAAGGCGCTGTAGAGGGAGAGGCATAA
- the nifH gene encoding nitrogenase iron protein — MRKVAIYGKGGIGKSTTTQNTVAGLAQMGRKIMVVGCDPKADSTRLLLGGLAQKSVLDTLREEGEDVELEDIRKPGYGDTWCVESGGPEPGVGCAGRGIITSINMLENLGAYEESEGLDYAFYDVLGDVVCGGFAMPIRDGKAEEIYIVCSGEMMAMYAANNICKGIMKYAQSGSVRLGGLICNSRNVDNEKEMIEELAKKIGTQMIYFVPRDNDVQRAEINRKTVIEWNDTVPQADAYRGLAKAIDDNEMFVVPKPLEIEELEQLLLDFGLLEVA; from the coding sequence ATGAGAAAAGTAGCAATTTACGGAAAAGGCGGTATCGGTAAGTCCACTACTACTCAGAACACTGTTGCTGGTTTGGCACAGATGGGACGCAAGATAATGGTTGTAGGCTGTGACCCTAAAGCTGACTCCACCCGTCTTCTTCTCGGTGGTCTGGCTCAGAAATCAGTTCTCGATACTCTTCGTGAAGAAGGCGAAGACGTAGAACTCGAAGATATCCGTAAGCCAGGTTATGGCGACACATGGTGCGTTGAATCAGGTGGTCCAGAACCAGGAGTTGGTTGTGCAGGCCGCGGTATTATCACTTCCATCAACATGCTCGAAAACCTCGGTGCTTACGAAGAATCTGAAGGTCTTGACTACGCATTCTATGACGTTCTCGGCGACGTTGTTTGCGGTGGATTCGCAATGCCGATCCGCGACGGTAAAGCAGAAGAAATCTACATCGTATGCTCAGGTGAAATGATGGCAATGTATGCAGCCAACAACATCTGTAAAGGTATTATGAAGTATGCCCAGTCTGGTAGCGTTCGTCTCGGCGGCCTTATCTGCAACTCACGTAATGTAGATAATGAAAAAGAAATGATCGAAGAACTTGCTAAAAAAATCGGCACACAGATGATCTACTTTGTTCCTCGTGACAACGACGTACAGCGCGCAGAAATCAATCGTAAAACTGTTATCGAATGGAATGATACCGTTCCTCAGGCTGATGCATACCGCGGTCTTGCTAAGGCTATCGATGACAATGAAATGTTTGTTGTCCCTAAACCTCTTGAAATTGAAGAACTTGAACAGCTTCTACTCGACTTCGGTCTGCTTGAAGTAGCTTAA
- a CDS encoding pyruvate carboxyltransferase has translation MLIDTTLREGAQLFGAYFNIDTRKHIVAGLVALGVDEVELGWVGQDDLPELAEYACSLNGNTKFSVWSPCREEDVITVSKLPVDRINIGVPVSDLHIEKRLGLDRAGLLKKLTKTVETAKDHGLKYVSIGLEDFSRADESFALTVALLAKVSGASRIRLADSLGQLTPKATESLVQLFSSQINIDFAVHCHDDFGMATANAVTALGSGAKYVDVSVLGIGERSGIAATEELIAYLSLNNENYSYSTEGLVELCNFISSAAGVAIARTKAVVGTDIFACESGLHAHALSKSPELFEPYNPELVGKTRKLAVGCKSGKAAVASALSDGEIAPLVKDFSERNLSALTQAVRKLSCELMRPLTKGELVELTLNSEK, from the coding sequence ATGTTGATAGATACAACACTCAGAGAAGGCGCACAGTTGTTCGGCGCATATTTCAATATAGATACCCGTAAGCATATTGTCGCAGGACTTGTTGCTCTTGGGGTGGATGAGGTCGAATTAGGATGGGTAGGGCAGGATGACTTGCCTGAACTTGCAGAATATGCATGCTCATTAAATGGTAATACAAAATTCAGTGTATGGAGTCCTTGCCGTGAAGAAGATGTTATTACCGTTTCAAAGCTTCCTGTTGATCGCATCAATATAGGTGTTCCGGTTTCAGATCTACATATAGAAAAGAGGCTTGGCCTTGATCGGGCAGGATTACTCAAAAAACTAACTAAAACGGTTGAGACAGCTAAGGATCACGGTCTTAAATATGTTTCTATCGGACTCGAAGACTTCTCAAGAGCTGATGAATCTTTCGCTTTGACTGTAGCATTACTTGCAAAAGTGTCAGGAGCTTCACGCATTCGTCTTGCCGATTCACTTGGGCAACTTACTCCTAAAGCTACTGAGAGTCTGGTGCAGTTGTTCAGTAGTCAGATCAATATTGATTTTGCTGTCCACTGCCATGATGATTTCGGTATGGCTACCGCAAATGCTGTAACCGCTCTTGGCAGTGGTGCAAAATATGTGGATGTAAGTGTGCTTGGAATCGGTGAACGGTCCGGCATTGCTGCAACTGAAGAATTGATTGCATATCTTTCACTTAATAATGAGAATTATTCTTACTCAACGGAAGGTCTTGTGGAGCTTTGCAACTTTATTTCCAGCGCTGCCGGAGTTGCAATTGCGCGGACTAAAGCTGTTGTCGGTACTGATATTTTCGCTTGTGAATCCGGTTTACACGCACACGCATTAAGTAAATCACCTGAACTATTCGAACCATATAATCCTGAGCTGGTCGGGAAAACCCGTAAGCTCGCAGTCGGCTGTAAGAGCGGTAAAGCAGCAGTCGCTTCGGCATTAAGCGATGGTGAAATTGCGCCGCTTGTAAAAGATTTTTCTGAGCGTAACCTTTCCGCTCTTACGCAGGCTGTGCGAAAACTTTCATGCGAGCTAATGCGTCCGCTCACCAAAGGAGAACTCGTTGAGCTGACCTTGAATTCTGAGAAGTAA
- a CDS encoding EF-hand domain-containing protein: MSISGVDSSMIAGSNSDIIAQMRGSNKGNIAEEFVSSMVADNDGDGDGLLSLKESGMSSDLFNLIDTDGDGQASQEELLADLENKQEQKGMMGELSVYMQGGANSGMSLTESIMSSMDSDGDNLLSQEETGLNDELFSALDVDGDGSISGEELNAAMTPPDATEQSTAATAASSASSGSEISASSSTTDEDDEETYDAYDLNQDGVVTADELMQAFNNGDESLADVVGKSSKVDGQSGQSPLTRMAMKAYQGQSDGTGMNPLGVVA, from the coding sequence ATGAGTATTTCCGGTGTTGATAGTTCGATGATCGCAGGAAGTAATTCTGATATTATCGCACAAATGCGCGGGTCCAATAAAGGAAATATCGCCGAAGAATTTGTAAGCTCCATGGTTGCTGATAATGATGGAGACGGTGATGGATTGCTCAGTCTTAAAGAATCTGGAATGTCCTCTGATCTGTTTAATCTGATCGACACTGATGGTGACGGTCAGGCTTCGCAAGAAGAGCTTCTTGCAGATCTTGAGAATAAGCAGGAACAGAAAGGTATGATGGGCGAGCTTAGCGTGTATATGCAAGGTGGCGCAAACAGTGGGATGAGTCTTACTGAATCTATAATGAGTAGTATGGATAGTGATGGAGACAATCTTTTAAGTCAGGAAGAAACAGGCCTTAATGATGAATTGTTTTCAGCACTTGATGTAGATGGTGATGGCAGTATCTCAGGTGAAGAGCTTAATGCCGCTATGACTCCACCTGATGCAACTGAACAGTCTACTGCCGCAACCGCTGCATCGTCTGCATCCTCTGGGTCAGAAATTTCCGCATCATCATCAACAACTGATGAAGATGACGAAGAAACTTACGATGCTTATGATCTGAATCAAGATGGCGTTGTAACTGCTGATGAACTTATGCAGGCTTTTAATAATGGTGATGAGAGCCTTGCTGATGTGGTTGGAAAATCTTCTAAGGTAGATGGGCAGAGTGGGCAGTCTCCGCTTACTCGAATGGCTATGAAAGCTTATCAGGGGCAAAGTGACGGTACTGGCATGAATCCTTTAGGCGTAGTTGCTTAG
- a CDS encoding LysR substrate-binding domain-containing protein, which yields MNLQIDYLKTFIAVADTQSFTKAGKLVNRSQSAVSMQIKRLEEEIGRPLFERIGKTAKLSIDGKLLISHARGIIQSHDKAVMSLSTAKLKGIIRFGSPEHYTTGILPKLLAGFASAYPEVLIEMHCENSDIIKKRLDAGDLDLGLCTDLYDHGQIIYHDHLVWAANPDFKIRKNTVLPLAVEDECIFQEWALNALDKAGISYRVVYVSRGLSGILDAVRAGLAIAPAIKRNLPTDLAILGTKQGLPLLPKSSIVLNTRNPPLPEHVNCFAEHLITAFKEEKG from the coding sequence ATGAATCTACAGATAGATTATCTCAAAACATTTATTGCTGTAGCTGACACTCAAAGTTTTACCAAAGCTGGAAAACTCGTCAATCGCTCGCAATCAGCTGTCAGTATGCAGATTAAACGGCTTGAAGAAGAAATCGGTCGTCCGCTTTTTGAAAGAATCGGCAAAACAGCTAAACTCTCAATAGATGGCAAACTTCTCATCAGTCATGCCCGTGGAATTATCCAAAGCCATGATAAAGCGGTGATGTCGCTTTCTACTGCGAAACTTAAAGGAATTATCCGCTTCGGTTCACCAGAACATTACACAACAGGTATCCTGCCTAAACTACTTGCCGGATTCGCATCCGCATACCCTGAAGTTCTCATTGAAATGCATTGCGAAAACAGTGATATAATTAAAAAAAGACTTGATGCAGGTGACCTTGACCTAGGACTATGCACAGATCTGTATGATCATGGTCAGATAATCTACCATGATCACCTTGTATGGGCAGCCAATCCTGATTTTAAAATTAGAAAAAACACTGTTCTTCCGCTAGCAGTCGAAGACGAATGTATTTTTCAGGAATGGGCATTAAATGCGCTTGATAAAGCCGGAATTTCATACAGAGTTGTTTATGTAAGCCGTGGGTTATCAGGTATTCTCGATGCAGTCCGTGCAGGCCTTGCCATTGCTCCGGCAATAAAACGGAACCTTCCAACTGATCTTGCAATTTTAGGAACAAAGCAAGGATTACCATTGCTCCCAAAATCAAGCATAGTGCTGAACACACGCAATCCACCACTGCCGGAACATGTAAACTGTTTTGCTGAACATCTGATAACGGCTTTCAAGGAAGAGAAAGGATAA
- a CDS encoding flavodoxin family protein yields MKIVTLLGSVKKKGNTASVLGAFEDKIKSKGHSIERINVAQKNVGGCLGCDKCSVTADEIACIQKDDAIEILEKMIEADVIVFASPIYFWGITAQIKALVDRCYSLITKYGTPEHTSLLKGKPIALLTTGADIYEENLEVFSAFNKFVDSVLATKIGELYVGECGSPEEMSEETKARGAEFANSILK; encoded by the coding sequence ATGAAAATAGTGACTTTACTTGGAAGCGTAAAGAAAAAAGGAAATACCGCATCTGTACTTGGAGCATTTGAAGATAAAATCAAATCCAAAGGGCACAGCATTGAGCGGATCAATGTGGCTCAGAAAAATGTTGGTGGCTGTTTAGGTTGCGACAAGTGTTCTGTGACAGCTGATGAAATAGCATGTATTCAGAAAGACGATGCAATTGAGATATTGGAAAAAATGATAGAGGCAGATGTCATTGTGTTTGCTTCACCAATATATTTCTGGGGGATAACGGCTCAGATCAAAGCATTGGTAGACAGATGTTATTCATTGATAACAAAATACGGAACTCCTGAACATACTTCACTGCTGAAAGGTAAACCTATCGCTTTGCTCACTACTGGTGCTGATATATATGAAGAGAATTTAGAGGTGTTTTCAGCTTTTAATAAGTTTGTAGATTCAGTATTGGCTACCAAAATAGGTGAATTGTACGTAGGAGAATGCGGTAGTCCGGAAGAAATGTCCGAGGAAACAAAAGCTCGCGGTGCAGAATTCGCAAATAGCATTCTTAAGTAG
- a CDS encoding cache domain-containing protein, translated as MLKLKTRLTLFQITVLIISIAVLCILFIYQINKYATNEMNEYRDVMYNQKITGLTNLVNMAEKTVQSYYNKSQDIELLKKTQEKSLKNTIDSIASQLSAFYTENENKLSTTELETEIKKLVRSIRYDGNNYIWINDMQAKIIMHPMSPQLEGKNLSDTTDRSGKYLFRDMVEVCRKNGEGSVSYIWEKPETKKDTQKISYVKLIPELNWVIGTGAWLDDITLEMKEKALEQLNQMRLKDGNYFWVNDTDMNMIMNPSNPLLNGKSVANLKDAKGKLIFKEVVNVCENKGEGTVSYWWAKAGKSGDFPKLSYVKLFKPWNWIIGMGIYTDDIDNSLQEKQIKLDNTINSMIMLILAIAVLLGVLVTGAATFFANKITATIGAEPEELSSIAEQMSNGYLDIEKLSNDPRGAYASMENMVKNLKNVVNEVQLATENVSAGSEELAASAENLSQGASDQASAVEELSSSIEEISVSIRNNADNTKKTEQIANTVAKNTEKGSHDVKRNLAAMTEITEKISIIEEISRQTNLLALNAAIEAARAGEHGKGFAVVAAEVRKLAEKSRIAAAEIGELSSNSLSIAQETHAELDALVPEIERTAKLIKEIALTCDEQNSGINLIQQSSVQLDTVIQQNASASEEVAATSEELSSQAQELHAAMLFFKLK; from the coding sequence GTGCTAAAATTAAAGACACGGCTTACTTTATTTCAAATCACTGTACTAATAATTTCCATTGCAGTATTATGTATACTTTTTATTTATCAAATTAATAAATATGCAACCAATGAAATGAATGAATATCGCGATGTAATGTATAACCAAAAAATCACTGGACTAACTAACCTTGTAAACATGGCTGAAAAGACAGTCCAATCATACTACAACAAATCTCAAGACATTGAATTACTGAAAAAGACTCAAGAAAAATCTCTAAAAAACACTATTGACTCTATTGCAAGCCAGTTATCAGCTTTTTACACAGAAAATGAAAATAAACTCTCCACAACTGAGCTGGAAACAGAAATAAAGAAACTTGTCAGATCAATTCGTTACGACGGCAATAACTATATTTGGATAAATGATATGCAGGCAAAAATCATTATGCATCCAATGTCACCACAACTTGAGGGAAAAAATCTTTCCGACACCACAGACCGTTCAGGAAAATATCTTTTTAGGGATATGGTTGAAGTCTGCCGTAAAAATGGTGAAGGGTCCGTTTCATATATATGGGAAAAGCCCGAGACTAAAAAAGATACCCAAAAAATTTCGTATGTTAAACTTATACCTGAGCTTAATTGGGTTATCGGAACAGGAGCATGGCTCGATGATATTACTCTTGAAATGAAAGAAAAAGCCCTTGAGCAACTCAACCAGATGCGCCTTAAGGATGGAAATTATTTTTGGGTTAATGACACTGACATGAATATGATCATGAATCCTTCAAACCCGTTATTAAATGGCAAAAGCGTAGCTAACCTTAAAGACGCAAAAGGCAAACTAATATTTAAAGAAGTTGTTAATGTCTGCGAAAATAAAGGAGAAGGAACTGTTTCATACTGGTGGGCAAAAGCCGGCAAAAGCGGAGATTTCCCTAAACTGTCATATGTCAAGCTATTCAAGCCGTGGAACTGGATAATCGGCATGGGAATATACACTGACGATATCGACAACTCTTTACAAGAAAAGCAAATTAAACTGGATAATACGATTAACAGTATGATCATGTTAATCTTAGCTATCGCAGTACTGCTTGGAGTCCTTGTTACAGGGGCAGCAACATTCTTTGCAAATAAAATCACCGCCACAATCGGCGCTGAACCGGAAGAACTTTCCAGTATTGCGGAGCAGATGTCCAACGGTTATCTTGATATCGAAAAGTTATCAAACGATCCGCGCGGAGCATATGCATCAATGGAAAACATGGTTAAAAATTTAAAAAATGTTGTCAATGAAGTGCAACTGGCGACTGAAAATGTTTCTGCCGGAAGTGAAGAGTTGGCGGCTTCTGCAGAAAATCTGTCACAAGGTGCAAGCGATCAGGCTTCAGCAGTTGAAGAACTAAGTTCATCAATTGAAGAAATCAGCGTCAGCATCCGAAATAATGCTGACAACACAAAAAAAACAGAACAGATTGCAAACACTGTTGCTAAAAACACAGAAAAAGGCAGCCATGATGTTAAGCGAAACCTTGCTGCCATGACAGAAATTACTGAAAAAATAAGCATCATAGAAGAAATTTCCCGCCAGACAAACCTTCTTGCACTAAACGCTGCAATTGAAGCTGCACGAGCAGGAGAGCACGGTAAAGGGTTTGCTGTAGTTGCTGCGGAAGTTAGAAAACTGGCAGAAAAAAGCAGGATCGCGGCAGCTGAAATCGGAGAGCTATCATCCAACAGCCTCTCCATAGCTCAAGAAACACATGCAGAGTTAGATGCGTTAGTTCCGGAAATTGAACGGACAGCCAAGTTAATAAAAGAAATCGCCTTAACCTGTGACGAACAAAATTCAGGAATTAATCTTATCCAGCAATCTTCTGTACAACTGGATACAGTAATTCAACAAAACGCATCAGCATCAGAAGAAGTTGCAGCCACATCAGAAGAACTTTCAAGTCAAGCGCAAGAACTCCATGCAGCAATGCTTTTCTTTAAACTCAAATAG
- the ribB gene encoding 3,4-dihydroxy-2-butanone-4-phosphate synthase, which yields MNQNLLSQFGNSIQRVEKGLLALKEGKGVLITDNEDRENEGDLIFSAEHLTDTQMAMLIRQCSGIVCLCLTEDKLSQLNIPMMVTDNTCRNQTGFTVTIEAAEGVTTGVSAADRVATVKAAIADNAKPSDLHRPGHVFPLRAKAGGVLERQGHTEATVDMMTLAGLKPCGVLCEVTNYDGSMARLPEIVELGKKFGIPVLTVDDIIEYRIQLEQKAC from the coding sequence ATGAATCAGAATCTATTATCTCAATTCGGAAATTCCATTCAAAGAGTAGAAAAGGGACTTTTAGCCTTGAAAGAGGGTAAAGGTGTGCTTATCACAGATAATGAAGATCGTGAAAATGAGGGAGATCTTATTTTTTCGGCTGAACATTTGACTGATACCCAAATGGCTATGCTCATTAGGCAGTGCAGTGGTATTGTTTGTCTGTGTCTGACTGAAGATAAACTAAGTCAGCTCAATATCCCCATGATGGTTACTGATAATACCTGTCGTAACCAGACCGGCTTCACTGTTACTATTGAAGCTGCGGAAGGGGTTACTACCGGCGTTTCTGCTGCTGACCGCGTTGCGACTGTTAAAGCTGCAATTGCCGATAATGCAAAACCTTCCGACCTGCACAGGCCGGGACATGTTTTTCCTTTGCGCGCTAAAGCAGGCGGAGTTCTTGAAAGACAGGGGCATACCGAAGCAACTGTAGATATGATGACTCTGGCTGGACTTAAACCTTGCGGGGTTCTTTGCGAAGTTACTAATTATGATGGATCAATGGCCAGACTGCCGGAAATTGTAGAGCTTGGTAAAAAGTTCGGTATTCCTGTTTTAACCGTTGATGATATCATTGAATATCGCATACAACTTGAGCAAAAAGCCTGTTAG
- a CDS encoding cupin domain-containing protein: MKANNVKDVEGVKVEKASYKGTDYEVKGVTIRWLSKSGKDANGQPEYGLRHFTVEPGGEIPAHNHFYLQTVYIEKGNFECFSYDPETDEVAESKICGPGDWVYAESMEPHGMKNISETESATFLCCICNVYE, encoded by the coding sequence ATGAAAGCTAATAACGTAAAAGACGTTGAAGGCGTTAAAGTCGAAAAGGCATCATACAAAGGTACAGATTACGAAGTAAAGGGTGTTACCATCCGCTGGCTCTCCAAATCCGGCAAAGATGCAAATGGACAGCCTGAATATGGGCTGAGACACTTTACTGTTGAACCAGGCGGAGAAATTCCGGCACATAACCACTTTTATTTACAGACCGTATATATCGAAAAAGGAAATTTTGAGTGTTTCAGTTATGATCCTGAAACAGATGAAGTTGCGGAAAGTAAAATTTGCGGCCCCGGTGACTGGGTATATGCAGAAAGCATGGAGCCGCACGGCATGAAAAATATAAGCGAAACAGAATCTGCAACATTTCTGTGCTGCATCTGTAATGTTTATGAATAA
- a CDS encoding rhodanese-like domain-containing protein, with amino-acid sequence MKIGKKTSFVLKILLVCVVSAGLAWSFNYSRPVPANNNSTVVQQPEFTEIDGAQAIKYFESGNAFFVDGRSDTEFAMGHIPGAYNLPYWAVYEELGRLIMGIPKDKMIVVYCDGALCGKSIIVAQKLIEKGFDKVSVYTDGLDGWLSLGRELEGN; translated from the coding sequence ATGAAAATAGGAAAGAAAACATCTTTTGTCTTAAAGATACTTTTAGTTTGCGTAGTATCAGCAGGGCTTGCGTGGTCATTTAATTATTCACGTCCGGTTCCGGCAAATAATAACAGCACAGTAGTGCAGCAGCCGGAATTTACTGAAATTGACGGAGCGCAGGCTATTAAATATTTTGAGTCCGGCAACGCTTTTTTTGTGGATGGACGCAGTGATACCGAGTTCGCAATGGGCCATATACCAGGAGCGTACAATCTGCCTTACTGGGCGGTTTATGAAGAGCTGGGCCGTTTGATAATGGGCATCCCCAAGGATAAAATGATAGTAGTATATTGCGACGGGGCATTGTGCGGCAAAAGTATAATAGTTGCGCAAAAGCTGATTGAAAAAGGATTTGATAAAGTTTCCGTCTACACAGACGGACTTGATGGATGGCTTAGTCTCGGTAGAGAGCTGGAGGGCAATTAA
- a CDS encoding MauE/DoxX family redox-associated membrane protein, translating into MMKSLPRIILGLIFIAACVDKILDPVAFGNIIKNYQILPDVLIMPVAHFLPWLEFVCGALLVCGVLTEVATAITAALLVIFIAFLSANLYRGIDVACGCFSTDASVTSDMALTIARDAVFLVIAALSFWFRKS; encoded by the coding sequence ATGATGAAATCTTTACCGCGTATAATCTTAGGGCTGATCTTTATTGCAGCATGTGTAGATAAAATTCTTGATCCTGTTGCTTTTGGCAATATAATAAAAAATTACCAGATATTACCGGATGTATTAATCATGCCGGTAGCTCATTTTCTGCCGTGGTTGGAATTTGTGTGCGGCGCACTGCTTGTGTGCGGGGTGTTGACTGAAGTCGCTACAGCAATCACAGCAGCGCTGTTGGTGATCTTTATAGCGTTCCTTTCCGCCAACCTTTACAGAGGTATAGATGTAGCGTGCGGTTGTTTCTCAACTGATGCCAGCGTAACATCTGACATGGCGCTGACAATAGCACGAGATGCAGTGTTTTTAGTGATTGCCGCACTTTCATTCTGGTTTAGAAAAAGTTAA